In Desulfuromonadaceae bacterium, the sequence GCTCGCCGCGCACCTGCGTTACCGGCGCAAAACAGCACGGACCGAAACCCGCGTGGCGCGCTGGCTGCGCGGTGGCTGGGGATGTGATCGCTGCTTTGAACTCCTGTTGCTGCGTCCGTATCGCGGCATGGCGCTGTTTTGCAGCGCAGGCCTCGACCGGCTGCTCTTTGACGAAACTTTCGACGGGCTGGCGCAAACCGTGCGCAACTGCGGCGACAAGCTGCGCTGGCTCGGCAATGGCCGCCTGACCGCCCATCTCCACGGCTTTGCCTGGGGGGTGCTGATCCTGCTCGGCTGTGGCCTGTTGCTCCTGATTGGCTCACACTGAACCGTTGACGTGAACTGACGACTTATGAATGCATTACCGACATTTCCCTGGCTCACCCTGATTACCCTGCTGCCACTGGCGGGTGTGCTCCCCTGCCTGCTGCTGCGCAAAGCGGCCCGCGATTGCCGTGGCGTGGCGCTGGCCACCAGCGTCGCCGTGCTGGGGCTGACTTTATGGCTCGGCTGGGAGCATTGCAGCAGTAGCGGCTGGTATGTGATTGAGGATGCGGCGTGGATCGAGCATTTCGGCATCCGCTGGACGCTCGGCCTCGACGGGCTGGCGCTGACCCTGATCGTTCTGACCGCGGGGCTCAGCTGTGGCGCTCACCTTCTCGCCTGGCGGATCAGCGAGCGGGTGCCGTTCTTCCTGGCGCTGCTGCTGATCATGGAATCCGGCTTTCTCGGCGTTTTTCTCGCCCTCGATCTGGTCCTCTTTTATATCTGCTGGGAAGTGATGCTGGTGCCGCTCTTCTTTCTGGTCGGCATCTGGGGGCGCGAAGGGCGGGTACGGGCCGCGCTCAAGGCTTTTCTGTTCACCCTCTGCGGCAGTCTGCTGATGCTGGTCGGGATCATTGCCCTCTATCTGCTGCACGGTGAGCAGACCGGCACCTACACCTTCGCCCTGCGCGAGCTACTCCAGCACCCCCTAACCGGCCCGGCACAGTACTGGGTCTGCGGCGCATTTCTCGCGGCGTTCCTGATCAAGGCGCCGATCGTGCCGCTGCATTCGTGGCTGATCGACGCCCACACCGCCGCACCGGTTTGCGGCGCGGTCGACCTTGCCGGGTTGCTCCTCAAAACCGGGATCTACGGTCTGCTGCGGTTCGGCTTTCCGCTCTTCCCCGACGCGACGCGGCTGTGGCTGCCGTGGCTGATAATTCCGGCACTCTTCGGTCTTTTTCACGCCGCCTGGGTGGCGTATCGCCAGACCGATCTGAAACGCCTCGCCGCCTACTCGTCGGTGTCGCACCTCGGGCTGGTGGTTCTCGGCCTCGCGGTCTGGAATACCACCGCCCTCGAAGGCGCGATCCTGCTGATGCTGATTCACGGCGTCTCCGCCGCTGCCCTTTTCGCCGCCAGCGGGATGATCGCCGCCCGCGCCGGAACTACG encodes:
- a CDS encoding NADH-quinone oxidoreductase subunit M; the protein is MNALPTFPWLTLITLLPLAGVLPCLLLRKAARDCRGVALATSVAVLGLTLWLGWEHCSSSGWYVIEDAAWIEHFGIRWTLGLDGLALTLIVLTAGLSCGAHLLAWRISERVPFFLALLLIMESGFLGVFLALDLVLFYICWEVMLVPLFFLVGIWGREGRVRAALKAFLFTLCGSLLMLVGIIALYLLHGEQTGTYTFALRELLQHPLTGPAQYWVCGAFLAAFLIKAPIVPLHSWLIDAHTAAPVCGAVDLAGLLLKTGIYGLLRFGFPLFPDATRLWLPWLIIPALFGLFHAAWVAYRQTDLKRLAAYSSVSHLGLVVLGLAVWNTTALEGAILLMLIHGVSAAALFAASGMIAARAGTTQLNELGGVWGRAPFLGGLFLLFGMASAGVPGLGNFVGEILILFGTFSAHPLLAAVAATTMVTTAVYMTGLLKAVLWGSPADDAVWADLTWREGWVLVPLALLIVWVGVYPEPFLAPLREPVQFLLTTVGTLSGGAP